A region of the Pseudoprevotella muciniphila genome:
ACATGCGCTCCGAAACAGCACTCAAATCGCGTATAGAAGCCATTTATCGGGAAGTACTGACCAACCAGAGCCGCAGTTATATGGTGCAAAAACCATCGGTTAACCATATATCGCCGGCACCGAAAAATGTGGAGTATTTCACGAGCCGCTTTGCACGGGAAGCAGAAAAACTCCCCTGCACCACCTGCGACGAGTATTCCGTATGGGAAGGCGAATTCCAAGGCTCCGGCACAGGCACGACGCGCCTTTCTGCCATCGACTCCACACGCATCAGCGGCGACAGCGCACTCGTCTTCATCACACTCAACACCGCTCAGCAGTCAGTCACTCAAACACGCACCTTACGACTACTCTTCCAAAGAGAAAACTGGTTCGTCGACGGATTTAGATAACCTTGCACAAATACGTCAAAAATTTCTACCCCCCCTATATACTGCGCCACACCGCCTGAGAAGATAGTGTGGCGCAATTTGATTGACAGAACACCTCCATAGAACTCCCTAAAGTTCCTTTCTCTTCTTTGCGGCAAGGCGTATGTTTCGTGTGAGGCCTTCGTATTTGGCGCGTTTCACGGCACTCCCCTTGAATATCTTCCGATATTGCTCAATGGTGAGGTTATTCCAGTCATCTTGCGTCATGCTGAGGAATTCCTCGGAGGGTTGGAGGTCGGTTTCTGTGTTTGGCAGCGCGAGGTTGTTCCACGGACAGGCTTCGCTGCATCGGTCGCAGCCATAAATGCAATCTTTGAGAAGATCGCCGATTTCATCGGACAATTCGCCCCGATATTCAATGGTAAGATACGACAGGCACCGGCGTGCGTCAAGTCCACCTTCAGTCAGCGCTTTGGTGGGACAGGCATCAAGGCAGGCTCTGCAATTTCCGCATCGTGACGCTATGGGAGAATCATATTGGTCCACTTCGCGCGTAGTGATGATTTCCCCAAGGAAGAAGTACGACCCCGCTGGCTGCAGTTTGTTGCCATGCTTTCTGGGTACGATGAGTTGGGTGTTGCGCCCTATCCATCCCAGTCCGCAACGCCAAGCCCAATAGCGTTCGTCCACGGGGGCTGTGTCGCAGAACGGTCTTGCGTCCTCATACTCCTTCAATCCAAGTTGTTGCATGAGTTCCCGCAATTTGCGCCGCATAACG
Encoded here:
- the queG gene encoding tRNA epoxyqueuosine(34) reductase QueG — encoded protein: MESNTLSAKIIKQAAERLGFTACGMAPAERVAPWQEARVREWLEEGKNGEMAYLENNVEMRLDPRLLVPEAKTVVSLALNYYPSEEMAEEGYHFARYAYGKDYHDVMRRKLRELMQQLGLKEYEDARPFCDTAPVDERYWAWRCGLGWIGRNTQLIVPRKHGNKLQPAGSYFFLGEIITTREVDQYDSPIASRCGNCRACLDACPTKALTEGGLDARRCLSYLTIEYRGELSDEIGDLLKDCIYGCDRCSEACPWNNLALPNTETDLQPSEEFLSMTQDDWNNLTIEQYRKIFKGSAVKRAKYEGLTRNIRLAAKKRKEL